GACGGGAGGAATACATATGCCAGATCAAAACGGTAGATTTGGAATTTTTGGCGGTCGTTTTGTACCGGAGACGGTGATGCCGGCGCTAATTGAGTTGGAAAATAACTATCTTAAGCTATGTAATGATGTTTCTTTTAAAAAGGAATTATCCTTTTATTTAAATGAGTATGCCGGTCGACCCACTCGTCTGTATTATGCCCATAAGCTTACAGAGCGCTTCGGACGGGGGCGGATTTATCTGAAACGGGAAGACTTGCTTCATACCGGGGCTCATAAAATTAACAATGCCATTGGGCAGGCCCTCCTGGCGCGGCGCATGGGCAAGACCCGTATTGTCGCTGAGACGGGCGCGGGTCAGCACGGCGTAGCCTGCGCTACTGTTGCCGCTCTGTTTGGTATGAAATGCCGGGTATTCATGGGGGAAGAAGACATGGAAAGGCAGGCTTTAAATGTATTTCGCATGAGGCTTTTAGGTACGGAGGTTACACCGGTAACATCCGGCACCGGTACATTGAAAGACGCGACCAGCGAAGCGATACGATATTGGGTTACCCACGTCCGGGATACTCATTATATTATTGGTTCCGTAGTAGGTCCGCATCCTTATCCCATGCTGGTCCGGGATTTTCAATCCATAATCGGTGAGGAAGTAAAGGCGCAGATTCAGAAAATCGAAGAATGCAAATTGAAATATATTGTGGCTTGTGTAGGCGGCGGCAGCAATGCCATGGGCATCTTTTATCCTTTCCGTGATTGCGAAAAGATCACTAAGATTGGCGTGGAAGCGGCAGGCAAGGGGGTAGACAGCGGTGAGCACGCAGCTTCCCTTACTCATGGCCGGCCAGGGGTGCTGCACGGAGCGTACAGTTATCTACTGCAGGATGGGGATGGGCAAGTAATACCCGCGTATTCCATATCCGCCGGCTTGGATTATCCCGGCGTGGGGCCGGAACACTCCTATTTCAAGGACAGCGGCAAAGTTCAATATGCTTCTGTCACCGATGAAGAGGCGTTGGCTGCCTTTCGCCTTTTAGCCGAGACGGAAGGAATTATTCCGGCGCTGGAAAGCTCTCACGCCTTGGCGTACCTGGATAAAATTATGCCCCAAACCCAAATCGGTGAAGCAGTGGTGGTTTGCTTGTCCGGACGGGGCGATAAAGATGTGCAGATGGTAGCGAAAGTACTGGAGGGATTGA
This window of the Methylomusa anaerophila genome carries:
- the trpB gene encoding tryptophan synthase subunit beta, which codes for MPDQNGRFGIFGGRFVPETVMPALIELENNYLKLCNDVSFKKELSFYLNEYAGRPTRLYYAHKLTERFGRGRIYLKREDLLHTGAHKINNAIGQALLARRMGKTRIVAETGAGQHGVACATVAALFGMKCRVFMGEEDMERQALNVFRMRLLGTEVTPVTSGTGTLKDATSEAIRYWVTHVRDTHYIIGSVVGPHPYPMLVRDFQSIIGEEVKAQIQKIEECKLKYIVACVGGGSNAMGIFYPFRDCEKITKIGVEAAGKGVDSGEHAASLTHGRPGVLHGAYSYLLQDGDGQVIPAYSISAGLDYPGVGPEHSYFKDSGKVQYASVTDEEALAAFRLLAETEGIIPALESSHALAYLDKIMPQTQIGEAVVVCLSGRGDKDVQMVAKVLEGLTCHA